A genomic segment from Gemmatimonas sp. encodes:
- a CDS encoding MATE family efflux transporter yields the protein MNDLTTGSIPRHIVRLAVPMALGMIFQTLYFLVDLFFVARLGDAAVAGVSAAGNVQFIIMSFTQILGVSTMALIAHAVGRKDQPDANLVFNQSVLWAFVCGIGTLIFGYALCGRYMSALGSNAETIAAGTSYLRWYIPGLALQFALVSMGSALRGTGIVKPGMLVQMLTVVLNIIFAPIFIAGWGTGRPLGVAGAGLASSLAIAIGVIATAVYFVRLEHYVTFKRELLSVRTDVLTRMLKIGVPPGAEFALMFVFTAVIYTAIKQFGPEAQAGYGIGSRLMQSMFLPAMAVAFSAAPMAGQNMGAGHLDRVRDTFKWAAIMGSIPMALLTLLCQWRPELLVQGFTKEAAVIAVASQFLGTISWNFVASGLGFTCGGMFQALGNTVPSLIASATRLITFAVPVWWLSHRPGFQIKQVWYLSVITMTLQAAFTLWLLRGELQRKELKMATARLAV from the coding sequence GTGAACGATCTCACCACCGGTTCCATCCCTCGCCACATCGTGCGCCTCGCGGTGCCGATGGCGCTCGGCATGATTTTCCAGACGTTGTACTTCCTCGTCGACCTCTTCTTCGTGGCGCGACTGGGCGACGCAGCCGTGGCCGGCGTGAGTGCCGCCGGCAATGTGCAGTTCATCATCATGTCGTTCACGCAGATTCTCGGCGTGAGTACGATGGCGCTTATTGCGCACGCGGTGGGCCGCAAGGATCAACCCGATGCGAATCTGGTGTTCAATCAGAGCGTGCTCTGGGCCTTTGTGTGCGGCATCGGGACGTTGATCTTCGGGTATGCGCTGTGCGGCCGCTACATGAGCGCGCTTGGTTCGAACGCTGAGACCATCGCCGCCGGTACGTCGTACCTGCGCTGGTACATCCCAGGGCTTGCGCTGCAGTTCGCGCTGGTATCCATGGGCAGTGCCTTGCGCGGCACCGGCATCGTGAAGCCCGGCATGTTGGTGCAGATGCTCACGGTCGTGCTGAATATCATCTTCGCGCCGATCTTCATTGCGGGGTGGGGCACCGGGCGGCCGCTTGGTGTCGCGGGCGCGGGGCTGGCGAGTTCACTGGCCATCGCCATCGGCGTGATTGCGACGGCGGTGTATTTCGTGCGACTCGAACATTACGTGACGTTCAAGCGCGAGCTGCTTTCGGTGCGCACCGACGTGCTCACGCGCATGCTGAAGATCGGTGTGCCGCCGGGTGCCGAGTTCGCCCTGATGTTCGTATTCACGGCGGTGATTTACACGGCCATCAAGCAGTTCGGCCCAGAGGCGCAGGCCGGCTATGGCATCGGGTCGCGCCTCATGCAGTCGATGTTCCTGCCAGCAATGGCGGTGGCGTTCTCGGCGGCGCCGATGGCTGGGCAGAACATGGGCGCTGGTCACCTCGACCGCGTGCGCGACACGTTCAAGTGGGCGGCGATCATGGGCAGCATCCCCATGGCGTTGCTCACACTGCTGTGTCAGTGGCGTCCCGAACTGCTGGTGCAGGGATTCACGAAGGAAGCAGCAGTGATTGCCGTGGCCTCGCAGTTCCTGGGCACGATCTCGTGGAATTTCGTGGCGTCCGGTTTGGGCTTCACGTGTGGTGGCATGTTCCAAGCACTCGGCAATACCGTGCCGTCGCTGATCGCCAGTGCCACGCGCCTCATCACGTTCGCTGTGCCGGTGTGGTGGTTGTCGCATCGCCCGGGCTTTCAGATCAAGCAGGTGTGGTATCTCTCGGTGATCACGATGACGCTGCAGGCGGCATTCACGCTGTGGCTGTTGCGCGGTGAGCTCCAGCGCAAGGAGTTGAAGATGGCCACGGCCCGGCTGGCGGTATGA
- a CDS encoding M20/M25/M40 family metallo-hydrolase translates to MRTMRTLTSLSLSAVVAVLTASPALAQKQVLPTAIAPIDSADPVALMVARLDLEKYKTTLKGLTQFGDRKQGTKRNRDAVDWIEAQLKSYGCSNTERIIYRYEPPTLAERPAAPPAATPPAAGQPPLRRVGPPPTQASGGGRNRGIRTRTGVNNDSLLQPDPKLRALNAEPSTPGERQEVYCTKVGTTHPEEMYIVGAHMDGIGWGEAVNDDGSGTALVMELARIFSSPDVQTERSIRFVLWNNEESGLNGARAYIEQRAKLQGIEEPKGSGKYPEPKWLGMIQHDMMMWDHGMPKADGTMAKDQRPEADVNIEFQINSKMWKASSELAWALHQSNTKYATDYPAQVGPHMTNTDSGPFQDLIPAISLRENERGTQTGNGWNPHWHQPTDVWSTYTDKDFRLGLNAAQTTLGGVGRLAGATLKPATKM, encoded by the coding sequence ATGCGTACGATGCGCACGCTCACTTCCCTGTCCCTCTCGGCCGTCGTGGCCGTCCTGACGGCGTCGCCCGCTCTCGCCCAGAAGCAGGTGCTGCCGACGGCGATTGCCCCGATCGACTCTGCCGATCCGGTCGCGTTGATGGTCGCGCGCCTCGACCTGGAGAAGTACAAGACCACGCTGAAGGGACTCACGCAGTTCGGCGACCGGAAGCAGGGCACCAAGCGCAACCGCGATGCGGTGGATTGGATCGAAGCGCAGCTCAAGAGCTACGGCTGCTCGAACACCGAGCGCATCATCTATCGCTACGAACCGCCCACCTTGGCCGAGCGCCCGGCTGCACCGCCTGCCGCCACGCCGCCCGCGGCCGGTCAGCCGCCGCTCCGTCGTGTCGGCCCGCCGCCCACGCAGGCATCCGGCGGTGGGCGCAACCGCGGTATTCGCACGCGCACCGGTGTGAACAACGACTCGCTGTTGCAGCCCGACCCGAAGCTGCGCGCGTTGAACGCCGAGCCGAGCACGCCGGGCGAGCGTCAGGAAGTGTATTGCACGAAGGTCGGCACGACGCATCCGGAAGAGATGTACATCGTGGGTGCGCATATGGATGGTATCGGCTGGGGCGAGGCCGTGAACGACGACGGCTCCGGCACCGCACTCGTGATGGAACTGGCGCGGATTTTCAGCAGCCCCGACGTGCAGACCGAGCGCTCCATTCGCTTCGTGCTGTGGAATAACGAGGAGAGCGGCTTAAACGGCGCGCGCGCGTACATCGAACAGCGCGCGAAGTTGCAGGGTATCGAAGAGCCGAAGGGGTCGGGCAAGTATCCGGAACCCAAGTGGCTCGGCATGATCCAGCACGACATGATGATGTGGGATCACGGCATGCCGAAGGCCGACGGCACCATGGCCAAGGATCAGCGTCCGGAAGCGGACGTGAACATCGAGTTCCAGATCAACTCGAAGATGTGGAAGGCGTCGTCGGAGCTGGCGTGGGCGCTGCACCAATCCAACACGAAGTACGCCACCGACTATCCGGCGCAGGTGGGTCCTCATATGACCAACACCGACTCGGGACCGTTCCAGGACCTCATTCCCGCGATCAGCTTGCGCGAGAACGAGCGCGGCACGCAGACAGGCAACGGCTGGAACCCGCACTGGCACCAGCCCACCGACGTATGGTCCACCTATACCGACAAAGATTTCCGTCTGGGCTTGAACGCCGCGCAGACCACGCTTGGTGGCGTAGGCCGACTGGCTGGTGCGACGCTGAAGCCTGCGACCAAGATGTAA
- a CDS encoding serine hydrolase — protein sequence MRRLSIRFLMALVVILTVVGGTGCRLLGPQKPLSVRQEIWARVAKVPGAQVSISMRDFERGRAFDLYADTVYHAASMMKVPVLFALFDAFAKGRLRPEQSIRLTNQFRSIADSSTYVLDPADDSDSTVYARVGQDVSLRWLAERMITHSSNLATNTLITLLEPAKITSLARELGARNTVVLRGVEDTPAFRKGMNNVTTASDLVMLFVALQSRRLGDSTATADMLRILEQQAFNTQIPAGLPPGTRVAHKTGSITATRHDAGLVYPPGKAPYAIAILTRNIANPAVADALTADCSRILWEWLAK from the coding sequence ATGAGACGATTGTCTATTCGATTCCTGATGGCGCTGGTGGTGATACTGACGGTGGTCGGTGGCACCGGCTGCCGCCTGCTCGGCCCTCAGAAGCCGTTGTCGGTGCGGCAGGAGATCTGGGCGCGCGTGGCGAAGGTGCCGGGGGCGCAGGTCTCCATTTCGATGCGCGACTTCGAGCGCGGCCGTGCCTTCGATCTGTACGCCGACACGGTGTACCACGCCGCCAGCATGATGAAGGTGCCGGTGCTCTTCGCGCTATTCGACGCGTTCGCCAAGGGTCGGCTGCGCCCCGAGCAGTCGATCCGCCTCACGAATCAGTTCCGATCGATTGCCGACTCGTCCACCTATGTGCTCGACCCGGCCGACGACAGCGACAGCACGGTGTACGCGCGCGTGGGACAGGATGTGTCGCTGCGCTGGCTGGCCGAGCGCATGATCACGCACTCCAGCAACCTGGCCACGAACACGCTGATCACGTTGCTCGAGCCCGCGAAGATCACGTCGCTCGCACGTGAGCTCGGCGCCCGGAACACCGTGGTGCTACGTGGCGTGGAGGATACGCCGGCCTTCCGGAAGGGCATGAACAACGTGACCACCGCCAGCGATCTGGTGATGCTGTTCGTCGCACTGCAATCGCGGCGGCTGGGGGACAGCACGGCCACGGCCGACATGCTCCGGATTCTCGAACAGCAGGCGTTCAACACGCAGATCCCGGCAGGATTGCCGCCCGGCACGCGCGTGGCGCACAAGACCGGCAGCATCACGGCGACGCGTCACGACGCGGGGCTGGTGTATCCGCCGGGGAAGGCGCCGTATGCCATCGCCATCCTCACGCGCAACATCGCGAATCCCGCCGTCGCCGACGCACTCACGGCGGATTGCTCACGTATCCTCTGGGAGTGGCTCGCCAAGTGA
- a CDS encoding DCC1-like thiol-disulfide oxidoreductase family protein yields MANATDTPPSGTRSEHRSVLLYDGDCGFCAGSVQFVLRHEPAAARGRLAFAPLQSAFGTRVREQFPELVGVDSVVWYDPAVPAVRVRSAAALAATAHLGGLWAVAATLARLVPRGLRDAIYDKIARRRFEIAAPACLLPTPEERARFLP; encoded by the coding sequence ATGGCCAATGCGACGGACACGCCGCCTTCCGGCACGCGATCGGAGCATCGATCGGTGCTGCTGTACGACGGGGACTGCGGTTTCTGCGCCGGCAGCGTGCAGTTCGTGCTGCGACATGAACCGGCGGCCGCGCGAGGGCGCCTGGCGTTCGCCCCGCTGCAGAGCGCCTTCGGTACTCGCGTGCGCGAGCAATTTCCGGAGTTGGTTGGCGTGGATTCGGTGGTGTGGTACGACCCCGCGGTTCCCGCCGTACGCGTGCGCAGTGCGGCGGCATTGGCCGCCACGGCCCACTTGGGCGGCCTGTGGGCCGTCGCGGCCACGCTCGCCCGCCTCGTGCCTCGGGGACTCAGGGACGCGATCTACGATAAGATCGCCCGTCGCCGCTTCGAGATCGCCGCCCCGGCCTGCCTGCTGCCGACCCCTGAGGAACGGGCGCGCTTCCTTCCGTAG
- a CDS encoding amidase: MSLPLPEYDGLDGLAIADLVRRRELSPADVTEAALARVAVRNPRLNAVVRPLDAMARAMAAKVDLEAPFAGVPMLIKDLMTGIAGVPTSDGTRVMQAIVREHDSELVARYRGAGAVFIGKANTPELGLTPYTESEALGPARNPWDPTKTTGGSSGGSGAAVAARIVPIAHGGDGGGSLRIPASCNGVFAIKPTRGRLPTGPDIGDAWRGFVQEHVITRSVRDSAAMLDATAGEDAGTPVACPPQERPFLDEVTREPGRLRIAVTTTPFFGSTVHPDCVAALEDAAALLESLGHDVIRAEPVVNGEVLAQAFLTVVAAEARADIEWIGAQLKRAPRSDDVELTTWALGLVGKAASAADYATSVRTLQMAGRTVGRFFTNVDVLVTPTLGAPPFTIGALQPTTAERTMLRVVAGLGLGGVLKAAGLLNETAKKVYGFIPYTPLFNVTGQPAMSVPLHWNAAGLPIGTQLVSRFGDEATLFRVAGQLERARPWAGRIPPLI; this comes from the coding sequence ATGTCTCTTCCCCTCCCCGAGTACGATGGGCTCGATGGACTCGCCATCGCCGACCTGGTGCGCCGTCGTGAACTGAGCCCGGCCGATGTGACCGAAGCGGCGCTGGCCCGCGTGGCCGTCCGCAATCCGCGGCTCAACGCCGTGGTCCGTCCGCTCGACGCCATGGCCCGCGCGATGGCCGCGAAGGTCGATCTCGAGGCGCCCTTCGCTGGCGTACCGATGCTCATCAAGGACTTGATGACGGGTATCGCCGGCGTGCCCACCAGCGACGGCACCCGGGTGATGCAGGCCATCGTTCGTGAGCACGACAGTGAGCTGGTAGCGCGCTATCGCGGTGCCGGCGCCGTGTTCATCGGCAAGGCCAACACCCCCGAACTCGGCCTCACACCGTATACCGAGAGCGAGGCGCTGGGCCCCGCGCGCAACCCGTGGGATCCTACCAAAACCACCGGCGGCTCGAGCGGTGGCTCCGGCGCGGCGGTGGCGGCGCGCATCGTGCCCATCGCCCACGGCGGCGACGGCGGTGGATCGCTGCGCATTCCAGCCTCCTGCAACGGCGTGTTCGCCATCAAGCCCACCCGCGGCCGCCTGCCCACCGGCCCTGACATCGGCGACGCCTGGCGCGGCTTCGTGCAGGAGCATGTCATCACCCGCAGCGTGCGCGATTCCGCCGCGATGCTCGATGCCACCGCCGGCGAGGACGCCGGCACACCGGTGGCCTGTCCACCGCAGGAACGGCCGTTTCTCGATGAGGTCACGCGCGAGCCCGGGCGTCTGCGCATTGCCGTGACCACGACGCCGTTCTTCGGCAGCACGGTGCACCCCGACTGCGTGGCCGCACTCGAAGACGCCGCCGCGCTGCTGGAATCGCTGGGGCACGACGTGATCCGCGCCGAACCGGTGGTCAATGGCGAGGTGTTAGCGCAGGCGTTTCTCACGGTGGTCGCCGCCGAAGCGCGCGCGGATATCGAGTGGATCGGCGCCCAACTCAAACGCGCGCCACGTAGCGACGATGTGGAACTCACCACCTGGGCTCTTGGACTGGTGGGCAAAGCGGCCAGTGCCGCCGACTACGCCACGTCGGTCCGCACGCTGCAGATGGCAGGACGCACCGTGGGTCGCTTCTTCACCAACGTCGATGTGCTGGTCACGCCGACGTTGGGGGCGCCTCCCTTCACCATCGGTGCCCTGCAGCCCACGACCGCCGAACGCACCATGCTGCGCGTGGTGGCGGGACTCGGCCTTGGCGGTGTGCTCAAGGCCGCCGGCTTACTCAACGAGACCGCGAAGAAAGTGTACGGCTTCATTCCCTACACGCCGCTGTTCAACGTGACCGGCCAGCCCGCGATGTCCGTGCCATTGCATTGGAACGCCGCCGGTCTGCCGATCGGCACACAACTCGTGTCGCGCTTCGGCGACGAAGCCACGCTCTTTCGCGTGGCCGGTCAGTTGGAACGCGCCCGCCCGTGGGCGGGACGCATTCCGCCGCTGATCTGA
- a CDS encoding MATE family efflux transporter produces the protein MHELAQDHDTRSWWQAVRGALRGTTHDYTTGPIGRSIFLLAIPMVLEMIMESLFALSDVFFVARLGASAVATVGLTESMMIVVYTIAMGLAIAGTAVVARRVGERDAGGAARAAVQMITLGVMASVVIGMVGALAAPALLRAMGATDDVLATGTMFTRVLLGGSGTAFLLFVINAAFRGAGDAAVSMRVLWLANAINIVLGPMLIFGVGPFPQLGVTGAAIATTIGRGTGVCYALWRLTRGSGHLRVTREHLVFEWDTMRSMLRLSVNATFQVLVGSLSWMVLIRLMASFGNAAMAGYTIAVRMIMFAMLPAWGLGNAAATMVGQALGARNPDRANAAVWTAARYNVAFLGLMGAIFVLFARPIVAGFTTDPAVTEVAVFGLRVMAAGFPFFAFGMVLTQAFNGAGDTRTPTNINIAVFWAFELPLAWLLTTQTAMGSHAVFVSVLAAYTLLAAVSAVMFRRGAWRTQRV, from the coding sequence ATGCATGAATTGGCGCAGGACCACGACACGCGGTCGTGGTGGCAGGCAGTGCGCGGCGCGCTGCGCGGCACAACGCACGACTACACGACCGGTCCGATCGGGCGCTCCATTTTCCTCCTCGCCATACCGATGGTGCTGGAGATGATCATGGAGAGCCTGTTCGCGCTCTCCGACGTGTTCTTCGTGGCGCGACTCGGTGCGAGCGCGGTGGCCACCGTGGGGCTCACCGAGTCGATGATGATCGTGGTCTACACGATTGCGATGGGGTTGGCGATCGCCGGCACGGCAGTGGTGGCGCGACGGGTGGGCGAGCGTGATGCCGGTGGTGCCGCGCGCGCGGCCGTGCAGATGATCACGCTTGGTGTGATGGCGTCGGTGGTGATCGGTATGGTCGGCGCGCTGGCAGCCCCCGCGCTGCTGCGCGCCATGGGCGCGACCGATGACGTACTCGCCACTGGCACGATGTTCACCCGCGTGTTGTTGGGCGGCAGCGGCACGGCGTTTCTGCTGTTCGTGATCAATGCGGCGTTTCGTGGCGCCGGCGACGCGGCGGTCTCCATGCGCGTGTTGTGGCTGGCCAACGCGATCAATATTGTGCTAGGCCCCATGCTCATTTTTGGTGTGGGGCCGTTTCCCCAACTCGGCGTAACCGGCGCGGCTATCGCGACGACGATCGGCCGCGGCACCGGCGTGTGCTACGCCCTCTGGCGGCTCACCCGTGGCTCCGGGCATCTGCGCGTCACGCGCGAGCATTTGGTGTTCGAGTGGGACACCATGCGCTCCATGCTGCGCCTGTCGGTGAACGCCACCTTTCAGGTGCTGGTGGGCAGCTTGAGCTGGATGGTGCTCATCCGCCTCATGGCATCGTTCGGCAATGCCGCGATGGCCGGCTACACGATCGCCGTGCGCATGATCATGTTCGCGATGCTTCCCGCCTGGGGGCTCGGCAACGCCGCCGCCACCATGGTGGGGCAAGCGCTTGGCGCGCGGAATCCCGATCGCGCCAACGCCGCCGTATGGACCGCAGCGCGCTATAACGTGGCCTTTCTCGGGCTCATGGGCGCCATCTTCGTGCTCTTCGCACGGCCCATCGTGGCCGGCTTCACGACCGATCCCGCGGTCACCGAGGTGGCGGTGTTCGGCCTTCGCGTCATGGCCGCCGGGTTTCCGTTCTTCGCCTTCGGCATGGTGCTCACCCAAGCCTTCAACGGCGCCGGTGATACGCGCACACCCACCAACATCAACATCGCCGTGTTCTGGGCGTTCGAACTGCCGCTGGCGTGGCTGCTCACCACGCAGACGGCTATGGGCTCACACGCCGTGTTCGTATCGGTCTTGGCCGCCTACACGCTGCTGGCGGCGGTCAGTGCGGTGATGTTCCGCAGGGGGGCGTGGCGCACGCAGCGGGTGTAG
- a CDS encoding ABC transporter permease: MITRRLAFAGPLVALLLACLFFALQSPRFLTGANLSLVLQQVMVVGVLAVGQTLVILTGGIDLACGMIMALGSIVMSMLAVKHGWHPAMAIAGGMGVTTIAGMINGLLVTRIKLPPFIVTLGTMNIAFAVTQLVSRAQTFTDLPPLLTWLGNSVRVGNTPIAYGALAMLLLYGLAFVVLRETAAGRHVYAVGNNLEAARLAGIRTNRVLLSVYALSGLCAGAAALLSIARTGVGDPQSGQTENLDTVTAVVLGGTSLFGGRGIVVGSLVGALIVGVFRNGLTLMGVSSVYQILVTGVLVILAVATDQWSRKA; this comes from the coding sequence ATGATCACTCGGCGGCTGGCCTTCGCCGGTCCGCTGGTCGCGCTACTGCTCGCCTGCCTCTTTTTTGCGCTGCAATCACCGCGATTCCTGACCGGCGCCAATCTGTCGCTGGTGCTGCAACAAGTCATGGTGGTCGGCGTGCTGGCCGTCGGGCAAACGCTGGTCATTCTCACCGGCGGTATCGACCTCGCCTGCGGCATGATCATGGCGCTCGGCTCAATTGTCATGAGCATGCTGGCGGTGAAACACGGTTGGCATCCGGCCATGGCCATCGCCGGCGGCATGGGTGTCACGACAATCGCCGGCATGATCAACGGCCTCCTCGTCACGCGCATCAAGCTGCCGCCGTTCATCGTCACCCTCGGCACGATGAACATCGCCTTCGCCGTCACGCAGCTCGTGTCACGGGCGCAGACGTTTACCGACCTGCCGCCGCTGCTCACGTGGCTCGGGAACAGCGTGCGCGTGGGCAACACGCCAATCGCCTACGGTGCCCTCGCCATGCTGCTGCTGTACGGGCTCGCGTTCGTCGTGCTGCGCGAAACGGCGGCCGGGAGGCACGTGTATGCGGTGGGCAACAATCTCGAAGCCGCGCGATTAGCCGGCATCAGGACCAACCGCGTGTTACTCAGCGTGTACGCACTGTCTGGGCTGTGCGCCGGCGCGGCGGCGTTGCTGTCGATCGCGCGCACCGGCGTCGGCGATCCGCAAAGCGGGCAAACGGAGAACCTCGACACCGTCACCGCCGTGGTGCTGGGCGGCACGAGCCTGTTTGGCGGACGCGGCATCGTAGTGGGGTCACTGGTGGGCGCACTCATCGTGGGCGTGTTCCGCAATGGACTCACGCTGATGGGTGTGTCGTCGGTGTATCAGATTCTGGTGACGGGTGTGCTGGTGATTCTGGCCGTGGCGACTGACCAGTGGTCGAGGAAAGCGTGA
- a CDS encoding sugar ABC transporter substrate-binding protein, translating to MRILALPRFSTQRLIALALPLLVACSPKADDKPVIGLITKTASNPFFVKMKEGAEQAAAAQGATLIAAAGRSDGDNAGQVTAIENLMAAGAKAILISASDSKAIVPAIRKARDAGILVIALDSPTDPVDATDALFATDNYKAGQLIGQYAKARLGATPARIATLDLIPGHPTGAQRHNGFLSGFGLPSYEKARNELAQPPEVVCMTDAMGDQAKGQTAIENCLQAHPDINVVYTVNEPSAAGAFTALKNAGKEKGVLIVSVDGSCRGVQHVVDGTLTATAQQYPLRMAELGVEAAMTFIRSAKKASGYVDTGVQLIAKDSVAGLASLGAEKALGVCWGDK from the coding sequence ATGCGCATTCTTGCCCTGCCCCGATTCTCGACCCAGCGCCTGATCGCCCTGGCCCTCCCGCTGCTCGTCGCTTGCTCGCCCAAGGCGGACGACAAGCCGGTAATCGGACTGATCACGAAGACCGCGTCGAATCCGTTTTTCGTGAAGATGAAGGAGGGTGCCGAACAGGCCGCTGCCGCGCAGGGGGCGACGCTGATCGCCGCTGCCGGTCGCAGCGATGGCGACAACGCCGGCCAGGTCACGGCCATCGAGAACCTCATGGCCGCCGGTGCCAAGGCCATTCTGATTTCCGCCAGCGACTCGAAGGCCATTGTGCCCGCCATCAGGAAGGCGCGGGACGCCGGCATTCTGGTGATCGCCCTCGATAGCCCGACCGATCCGGTCGACGCCACCGACGCGCTGTTCGCCACCGACAACTACAAAGCCGGACAGCTGATCGGCCAGTACGCCAAGGCACGCCTTGGGGCGACACCGGCTAGGATCGCCACGCTCGACCTCATTCCTGGGCATCCCACTGGGGCGCAGCGCCACAACGGATTCCTGAGCGGCTTCGGGCTCCCGTCGTATGAGAAGGCGCGCAACGAGCTCGCGCAGCCTCCGGAAGTGGTATGCATGACCGACGCGATGGGCGATCAGGCCAAGGGGCAGACGGCCATCGAGAATTGCCTCCAGGCGCATCCCGATATCAACGTCGTGTACACGGTGAACGAGCCGTCGGCGGCGGGCGCTTTCACCGCACTCAAGAATGCCGGCAAGGAGAAGGGCGTGCTGATCGTCTCGGTCGATGGGAGCTGCCGCGGCGTGCAGCATGTCGTGGACGGCACACTCACCGCGACGGCGCAACAGTATCCGCTGCGCATGGCCGAGTTGGGCGTTGAGGCAGCGATGACGTTCATCAGGTCGGCCAAGAAGGCGAGTGGCTACGTCGACACCGGCGTGCAGTTGATCGCCAAAGACAGTGTGGCCGGCTTGGCAAGCCTTGGCGCTGAGAAGGCACTCGGGGTTTGCTGGGGCGACAAATGA
- a CDS encoding DUF4097 family beta strand repeat-containing protein — protein MSPMFIASSSSARSTSCATGFGRRLSALIAVATFVPAALTAQTERRTLSGSQVALYNVAGEVRIVRGDRRDVQFEITMRGRDANRLRIETGTVRGLPTLRVIYPDDDVVYRGGPERRWGGSTETRIRDDGTWGGDGWRDRDGQRVRVKTSGSGLEAWADIRVLVPNGTALDSYLLVGEMSATDVDSDLRLDVASARVFATDTRGTLIIDAGSGGVSLRGTRGRRLSVDNGSGGVSLDRVASDECTVDTGSGGVTATELSCKRLSVDVGSGSVRLGSVSSNDVSVDAGSGGVSIDMVSSPSSVTVDAGSGGVTLALPENFGAEVDIETGSGSITTDFAVRTRTLERRHLRGTIGNGAGRVVVETGSGSVRLRRSTM, from the coding sequence ATGAGCCCCATGTTTATCGCCTCTTCAAGCTCCGCCCGGTCGACGTCGTGCGCAACCGGCTTCGGCCGGCGCCTCTCGGCCTTGATTGCCGTGGCGACGTTCGTGCCCGCCGCACTGACCGCACAGACCGAGCGCCGCACACTTAGCGGTTCGCAGGTGGCGCTCTACAACGTGGCCGGCGAGGTCCGCATCGTGCGCGGCGACCGGCGCGACGTGCAGTTCGAGATCACCATGCGGGGACGGGACGCGAACCGCCTACGCATCGAGACCGGCACCGTACGCGGATTGCCGACCCTGCGCGTGATCTATCCCGACGACGATGTGGTCTATCGCGGCGGCCCCGAGCGGCGGTGGGGCGGCAGTACCGAAACGCGGATCCGCGACGACGGGACGTGGGGCGGCGACGGATGGCGCGATCGCGACGGCCAGCGCGTGCGCGTGAAAACGTCGGGCAGCGGCCTCGAGGCGTGGGCCGACATCCGCGTGCTGGTCCCCAACGGCACGGCGCTCGACAGCTATCTCCTGGTGGGCGAGATGAGCGCCACCGACGTGGATTCCGATCTGCGTCTCGACGTGGCGTCGGCGCGCGTGTTTGCCACCGATACCCGCGGCACACTGATCATCGATGCCGGGTCGGGTGGCGTGTCGCTGCGGGGCACGCGCGGTCGTCGCCTGAGTGTCGACAACGGATCGGGCGGGGTCTCTCTGGATCGCGTGGCGAGCGACGAGTGCACGGTTGATACGGGCTCCGGCGGCGTCACGGCCACGGAGCTGTCCTGCAAGCGCCTCTCGGTGGATGTCGGCTCGGGCAGTGTGCGACTCGGGAGCGTGTCCTCCAACGACGTGTCGGTTGATGCCGGCAGCGGTGGCGTCTCGATCGACATGGTGTCGTCTCCATCGTCGGTCACTGTCGACGCCGGCTCCGGTGGCGTCACGCTGGCACTGCCCGAGAATTTCGGTGCCGAAGTGGATATCGAAACGGGGAGCGGCAGCATCACCACCGATTTCGCGGTGCGCACGCGCACCCTGGAACGGCGCCACCTGCGCGGGACGATCGGCAATGGCGCAGGACGTGTCGTGGTGGAAACCGGATCCGGATCCGTCCGCTTGCGCCGATCGACGATGTAG